A window of the Fuscovulum sp. genome harbors these coding sequences:
- a CDS encoding L-serine ammonia-lyase, which translates to MFLSVFDMFKVGVGPSSSHTMGPMVAGARFLEKMRASPFHFRGLRASLHGSLAFTGVGHATDRATILGLAGFEPATYDAAKAEAALADIKARKVIDVPGMGELAFDPGRDLVFDYGPALPGHANGMILRATDAQGDVIMEETYYSIGGGFVLTAGELADAGGSKARARADVPYPFETADEMLAMAKASGLSIAQMKRANEVKFRSAADLDRGMERIWQVMNDCITRGMAGEGILPGGLKVRRRAKGIHDALMAERGLNMTPPHVINDWMSLYAMAVNEENAAGGQVVTAPTNGAAGVVPAVIRYWLDHVPGASASKVGEFMLTAAAVGGLVKHNASISGAECGCQAEVGSAAAMAAAGLAAVLGGTPEQVENAAEIALEHHLGMTCDPVKGLVQVPCIERNGLGAIKAVSAASLALRGDGIHLVSLDVCIETMRQTGRDMHEKYKETSLGGLAVNVPNC; encoded by the coding sequence ATGTTCCTTTCGGTCTTTGACATGTTCAAGGTTGGGGTCGGCCCGTCTTCGAGCCACACGATGGGGCCGATGGTCGCCGGGGCGCGGTTTCTTGAGAAGATGCGCGCCTCGCCGTTTCACTTCCGGGGGTTGCGGGCATCGCTGCATGGATCGCTGGCCTTTACCGGGGTGGGCCATGCCACAGACCGGGCAACGATCCTTGGTCTGGCGGGGTTCGAGCCGGCCACCTATGACGCCGCCAAGGCCGAGGCGGCGCTGGCGGATATCAAGGCGCGCAAGGTGATCGACGTGCCGGGGATGGGCGAGCTGGCCTTTGATCCGGGGCGGGATCTGGTGTTCGACTATGGCCCCGCCCTGCCCGGCCATGCCAACGGCATGATCCTGCGCGCCACGGATGCGCAGGGCGACGTGATCATGGAAGAAACCTATTATTCCATCGGCGGCGGCTTTGTGCTGACGGCGGGGGAGTTGGCCGATGCGGGGGGCTCCAAGGCGCGCGCGCGGGCAGATGTGCCCTATCCGTTTGAAACAGCAGATGAAATGCTGGCGATGGCCAAGGCTTCGGGGCTGAGCATTGCGCAGATGAAGCGGGCGAATGAGGTGAAGTTTCGGTCGGCGGCCGATCTGGACCGCGGGATGGAACGCATCTGGCAGGTGATGAACGATTGCATCACACGCGGGATGGCGGGTGAGGGCATCCTGCCCGGCGGGTTGAAGGTGCGCAGGCGGGCAAAGGGCATCCATGATGCGCTGATGGCTGAACGCGGGCTGAATATGACGCCGCCGCATGTGATCAACGACTGGATGTCGCTTTATGCGATGGCGGTGAATGAGGAAAACGCCGCTGGCGGGCAGGTGGTGACCGCACCCACGAATGGGGCAGCGGGGGTGGTGCCTGCGGTGATCCGCTATTGGCTGGACCATGTGCCGGGGGCGTCTGCGTCGAAGGTCGGGGAGTTCATGCTGACGGCGGCGGCGGTGGGCGGGCTGGTCAAACACAATGCCAGCATCAGCGGCGCGGAATGCGGCTGTCAGGCAGAAGTAGGATCAGCGGCGGCCATGGCGGCGGCGGGCTTGGCCGCCGTGCTGGGCGGCACGCCGGAACAGGTTGAAAACGCAGCCGAAATCGCGCTGGAGCATCATCTGGGCATGACGTGCGACCCGGTGAAGGGCCTTGTGCAGGTGCCCTGCATCGAACGCAACGGGCTGGGGGCGATCAAGGCGGTGTCGGCGGCATCGCTGGCGCTCCGCGGTGATGGAATCCATCTGGTGAGCCTTGATGTCTGCATCGAGACGATGCGCCAGACCGGGCGCGACATGCATGAGAAGTACAAGGAAACCAGTCTGGGCGGGTTGGCGGTCAACGTGCCGAACTGTTGA
- a CDS encoding glutathione S-transferase family protein — MSLSAARGMVARRILARQSAGDHMYRLFGVQDFANLAVHVALEEAGVPYEAVFLDMDAGDLQSPDHLARHPMGLVPAMQTPDGMMFETGAILLHLGERHGLAPAQDAAERGVFLSWFVFANNGLHTAVMDLIHPYRVSEEHARIVAEAARVRLMERMAVLEAVAVMRPGWLSPDQPGILGIYISMLLRWMRAFPWAPDLAISAQDFPALHAVAAACEARPATLRAAAANGLQGRFFTDPEV, encoded by the coding sequence ATGTCGCTTTCCGCAGCACGTGGCATGGTGGCGCGGCGCATTCTGGCGCGGCAGTCGGCGGGGGACCACATGTACAGGCTTTTCGGCGTTCAGGATTTCGCGAATCTGGCGGTGCATGTCGCGCTGGAAGAGGCGGGCGTGCCCTATGAGGCGGTGTTTCTGGATATGGATGCGGGCGATTTGCAATCGCCAGACCATCTGGCGCGGCATCCGATGGGGCTGGTGCCTGCGATGCAGACGCCGGACGGGATGATGTTCGAGACGGGGGCGATCCTGCTGCATCTGGGCGAGCGGCACGGGTTGGCCCCGGCGCAGGACGCGGCGGAGCGGGGGGTGTTCCTGTCGTGGTTCGTGTTTGCGAATAACGGGCTGCATACGGCGGTGATGGACCTGATCCACCCCTACCGGGTGAGCGAAGAGCACGCCCGTATCGTGGCCGAGGCGGCGCGGGTTCGGCTAATGGAGCGGATGGCGGTGCTGGAGGCGGTCGCAGTGATGCGGCCTGGCTGGCTGTCGCCGGATCAGCCGGGGATTCTGGGAATTTACATTTCCATGCTTTTGCGCTGGATGCGGGCCTTCCCTTGGGCGCCCGATCTTGCCATTTCCGCACAGGACTTCCCTGCGCTGCACGCTGTGGCAGCCGCCTGCGAGGCGCGGCCTGCCACGCTGCGCGCGGCCGCGGCGAATGGACTGCAAGGGCGGTTCTTCACCGATCCGGAGGTCTGA
- the rpiA gene encoding ribose-5-phosphate isomerase RpiA, with translation MPAELSPIDKAKFVAAKRATEFVEDGMKLGLGTGSTAAWMVRCLAERIREDGLKVVGVPTSSRTAELAASLGIPIATLDEVKWLDLTIDGADEFDPNLALIKGGGAALLQEKIVATASDQMIVIADAAKEVSQLGAFPLPVEVIPFGWQTTKALIEETLVSLDVLNRDCTLRMNGDRPLVTDEANFIIDLHLKRIGNPRQLALVLNQIPGVVENGLFIDICDIVVIGHGDGRVTVRDINQGTEGEDFVEFAPTDNIFADIE, from the coding sequence ATGCCCGCAGAGCTTTCCCCCATCGACAAAGCCAAGTTCGTTGCCGCCAAACGCGCCACCGAATTTGTCGAAGACGGGATGAAGCTTGGCCTCGGCACCGGCTCCACCGCCGCGTGGATGGTACGCTGCCTGGCTGAACGCATCCGCGAAGACGGGCTCAAGGTCGTGGGCGTCCCCACCTCATCGCGCACGGCGGAACTTGCCGCCTCGCTCGGCATCCCCATCGCCACACTGGATGAGGTGAAATGGCTCGACCTCACCATTGATGGGGCCGATGAGTTCGACCCCAATCTCGCGCTCATCAAGGGCGGCGGCGCCGCGCTTTTGCAGGAAAAGATCGTCGCCACCGCATCTGACCAGATGATCGTCATCGCCGATGCCGCGAAAGAGGTCAGCCAGCTTGGCGCCTTCCCCCTCCCGGTCGAGGTGATCCCCTTCGGATGGCAAACCACCAAGGCGCTGATCGAGGAAACGCTGGTCAGCCTTGACGTGCTCAACCGCGATTGCACCCTGCGCATGAACGGCGACCGCCCCTTGGTCACGGATGAGGCAAATTTCATCATCGACCTGCATCTCAAGCGCATCGGCAACCCGCGCCAATTGGCGCTGGTGCTGAACCAGATTCCCGGCGTCGTCGAAAACGGCCTGTTCATCGACATCTGCGATATCGTGGTCATCGGCCACGGCGACGGCCGCGTGACGGTGCGCGACATCAATCAGGGGACCGAAGGCGAGGATTTCGTCGAATTCGCCCCCACCGACAACATCTTCGCGGATATCGAATGA